From a region of the Salinispira pacifica genome:
- a CDS encoding ferredoxin--NADP reductase: MSKVSTRSRVHHNVQEVRNLTEDSYVLRFERLGMDFQPGQYLSVGLKGDIHMREYSIYSPAEADYLEILVKEVEGGHVSRKLKQLKVGDELYVEGPFGFFLIDESRRKNKLYFIGTGTGISPFHSFCNSYDELDYTLLHGVRRLKEGYELDQYDPSRVVRCVSREEGGDFPGRVTDFLRANPVEPNASVYLCGNCDMIYEAYDILSEQGIPREQMFAEVYF, from the coding sequence ATGTCAAAAGTTTCCACCCGAAGCCGGGTTCATCACAACGTGCAGGAAGTACGGAACCTCACCGAAGACAGCTATGTTCTCCGCTTTGAACGCCTGGGAATGGATTTTCAGCCCGGACAGTATCTGAGTGTGGGTCTTAAGGGTGATATTCACATGAGAGAATATTCGATATATTCACCTGCAGAGGCGGATTATCTGGAAATTCTGGTAAAGGAAGTGGAAGGCGGCCATGTTTCCAGAAAACTGAAACAGCTGAAAGTCGGAGATGAACTCTATGTTGAAGGCCCCTTCGGATTTTTTCTCATCGATGAATCCCGGAGGAAAAACAAGCTGTATTTTATCGGGACCGGGACGGGAATCAGCCCCTTTCACAGCTTCTGCAATTCTTACGATGAATTGGACTACACCCTTCTTCACGGTGTTCGCCGCCTGAAGGAAGGTTATGAGCTTGATCAGTATGATCCATCCAGGGTGGTGCGCTGTGTCTCCCGGGAGGAAGGCGGAGATTTCCCCGGTCGGGTAACCGATTTTCTCAGGGCCAATCCGGTGGAACCCAATGCAAGCGTGTACCTCTGCGGAAACTGCGATATGATCTACGAAGCCTACGACATTCTTTCCGAGCAAGGGATTCCCAGAGAACAGATGTTTGCGGAAGTGTATTTCTAA
- the mtaB gene encoding tRNA (N(6)-L-threonylcarbamoyladenosine(37)-C(2))-methylthiotransferase MtaB, translating into MHDVREQDVKPRKVQADTGAFTPAAPVESGSVSVDASKGDSRNTDRPTVSFNTLGCKLNQYETDALAARFMREGWEVVPFSQKADVSVVNSCTVTNKADRKTRNTINKALRLNGKTAHIDLPEAADPGDSGMVVVTGCFVDSHRDELEKDGRSFVVDNDRKNSIFELVQAHRNGEILHPESLKGDRFQYDASSRVFHTRGMVKIQDGCDNFCTFCIIPFVRGRAVSRPPEDIFSSAQQMIDDGYHELVLTGVNMSRYRHGDFVFADIIQGLLDLNGDYRLRISSIEPDQLDERFLELMNHPRMCPHLHLCLQSGSEKILLKMRRQYSYAEYREIAARLKEHRPDFNITTDIIIGFPGEGTAEFQESLDAVTSIGFGHVHAFKYSVREGTRAARMDEQVPEKEKNRRSEQLRLEAEKAKRAYRQGLVGSSQRVLVEKVSAGKDEDGNTRYRARGLGQHYVPVSFPLPPGIGKSRAKAFENRFARVETTGLDAGDDPDLLGELVYSLEDSASSSGKE; encoded by the coding sequence GTGCATGATGTAAGAGAGCAGGATGTAAAACCCCGGAAGGTGCAGGCAGATACCGGCGCATTTACCCCCGCCGCTCCTGTTGAATCCGGATCCGTTTCGGTTGATGCCTCGAAAGGTGACTCCCGGAATACAGACAGGCCCACAGTTTCCTTCAACACCCTGGGGTGCAAGCTGAACCAATATGAAACCGATGCCCTTGCCGCCCGGTTCATGCGGGAAGGATGGGAAGTTGTACCCTTTTCACAGAAGGCCGATGTAAGTGTGGTAAACAGCTGCACGGTGACCAACAAGGCCGACCGGAAAACCCGGAACACCATCAACAAGGCCCTGAGACTCAACGGCAAAACCGCCCATATCGATCTGCCTGAGGCAGCAGATCCCGGAGACTCCGGCATGGTGGTGGTCACGGGCTGCTTTGTAGACAGTCACCGGGATGAGCTTGAAAAAGACGGCCGCAGTTTCGTGGTGGACAACGACAGAAAGAACTCCATTTTTGAACTGGTTCAGGCCCATAGAAACGGGGAAATTCTCCATCCCGAATCCCTGAAAGGGGACCGCTTTCAATATGACGCTTCCAGCCGGGTGTTTCACACCCGGGGAATGGTGAAAATTCAGGACGGCTGCGACAACTTCTGTACCTTCTGCATCATCCCCTTTGTTCGAGGCCGTGCAGTAAGCCGGCCGCCCGAAGACATATTCAGCTCCGCACAGCAGATGATTGATGACGGATATCATGAGCTGGTGCTCACAGGTGTGAACATGAGCCGCTACCGCCACGGCGATTTTGTATTCGCCGACATAATCCAGGGCCTGCTGGACCTCAACGGGGATTACCGGCTGCGAATCTCAAGTATCGAGCCGGATCAGCTGGATGAGCGCTTCCTGGAACTTATGAACCACCCCAGGATGTGCCCCCATCTGCACCTCTGCCTCCAAAGCGGATCGGAAAAAATCCTTCTGAAAATGCGGAGGCAGTACAGCTATGCCGAATACCGGGAGATTGCAGCCCGGCTGAAGGAACATCGGCCTGATTTTAATATCACCACGGATATTATTATCGGATTTCCCGGAGAAGGGACCGCCGAGTTCCAGGAAAGCCTGGATGCGGTAACATCCATCGGTTTCGGACATGTACATGCGTTCAAATACTCTGTACGGGAAGGAACCCGGGCCGCCAGAATGGATGAGCAGGTTCCGGAGAAAGAAAAGAACCGCCGTTCCGAACAACTCCGCCTGGAGGCCGAAAAAGCCAAAAGAGCGTACCGCCAGGGACTGGTGGGCAGCAGTCAGCGGGTACTGGTAGAGAAGGTAAGCGCCGGGAAAGATGAAGACGGCAATACCCGATACCGTGCACGGGGCCTTGGCCAGCATTATGTTCCGGTGAGCTTTCCCCTGCCCCCGGGGATCGGAAAATCAAGGGCTAAAGCATTTGAAAACCGCTTCGCCCGGGTTGAAACTACCGGTCTGGATGCCGGGGACGATCCGGATCTCCTGGGCGAGCTGGTTTATTCCCTGGAAGACTCAGCTTCTTCGTCC
- a CDS encoding MiaB/RimO family radical SAM methylthiotransferase — MKYHIVHLGCQMNQSDTERIQAVIEAMGYEETPREEDAELLGIVACSVRQKAIDKVYSKIHQWNKWKNSKSLLTFVSGCILPADREKFLDRFDLLFSINELPDLPEMISQYGITTPFSGGQFAKDMDLAPAAPSEPAASPGRPVGPMWLKDPRESQVLKLVDHQDSSAKLPSGESLNHRNALYGDENRRENTLSAIRAMQNEVKNRGGGEKVKRSILPDASGSGAPDPMSGFWNIKPHYRSPFEAFIPIQNGCDKFCTFCAVPYTRGREVSRPSSEILAEVEDLLNRGYKSITLLGQNVNSYGLDKERDEIRFPELMRRIGEMGRDLGKEDDFLVYFTSPHPRDMTRDLLEIIAEYRCLAKQIHLPLQSGDDKLLIKMNRNHSLQRYREIVENIREILPEATLFTDIIVGFTGETEEQFQRTRRAMEEFQYNMAFVAMYSPRPGAASSRWDDDIPQDEKKRRLHVLSEELQKSSLAYNRLLVGRNMRVLVEGRDRSGRYLAGRSEGKLPVRFLHDDDSLIGQFVQLRISSASELSLEGELIETQVPGEVRRA, encoded by the coding sequence ATGAAGTACCATATAGTGCACCTCGGTTGTCAGATGAATCAGTCGGACACAGAGCGGATTCAGGCGGTTATTGAGGCCATGGGCTATGAAGAGACCCCCCGTGAAGAGGACGCCGAGCTGCTGGGTATCGTTGCCTGTTCAGTGCGCCAGAAGGCCATCGACAAAGTGTATTCCAAAATCCACCAATGGAATAAATGGAAAAACAGCAAAAGCCTGCTCACCTTCGTTTCAGGCTGCATTCTTCCCGCAGACCGGGAAAAGTTTCTTGACCGCTTTGATCTTCTGTTCAGCATTAATGAACTACCCGACCTTCCGGAGATGATCAGCCAGTACGGTATCACCACCCCCTTTTCCGGCGGACAGTTTGCAAAAGATATGGACCTTGCACCTGCAGCCCCTTCAGAACCCGCCGCCTCCCCGGGGCGACCGGTGGGCCCCATGTGGCTGAAAGATCCCAGGGAAAGTCAGGTACTGAAGCTGGTGGATCATCAGGACAGCAGCGCAAAGCTCCCCTCGGGTGAATCTCTGAATCACCGCAATGCCCTCTATGGAGATGAAAACCGCAGAGAAAACACCCTGTCGGCCATCAGGGCCATGCAGAATGAAGTGAAAAATCGCGGCGGAGGGGAAAAGGTAAAGCGCAGCATTCTGCCCGACGCATCAGGCAGTGGAGCACCCGATCCCATGAGCGGATTCTGGAACATCAAACCCCATTACCGTTCACCCTTTGAAGCCTTTATCCCCATCCAGAACGGCTGCGATAAATTCTGCACCTTTTGTGCAGTTCCCTACACACGGGGACGGGAAGTATCCCGTCCCAGCAGCGAAATTCTGGCGGAAGTGGAAGATCTTCTCAATCGGGGGTACAAAAGCATCACCCTGCTGGGACAAAACGTGAACTCCTACGGCCTGGACAAAGAAAGAGACGAAATCCGCTTCCCCGAGCTCATGCGCCGCATCGGCGAAATGGGCAGGGATCTGGGTAAAGAGGATGATTTCCTGGTGTACTTCACCTCCCCTCACCCCCGGGATATGACCCGGGATCTGCTGGAAATTATCGCTGAATACCGCTGTCTGGCCAAACAGATTCATCTTCCCCTACAGTCCGGGGACGATAAACTGCTTATTAAGATGAACCGGAATCACAGTCTGCAAAGGTACCGGGAAATCGTGGAAAATATCCGGGAAATACTGCCTGAGGCTACATTGTTCACCGACATCATCGTGGGATTCACCGGCGAAACCGAGGAACAGTTCCAGCGGACCCGCCGGGCCATGGAAGAATTTCAATACAACATGGCCTTCGTCGCCATGTACAGCCCCAGACCCGGAGCCGCTTCCAGCCGATGGGACGATGATATTCCCCAGGATGAGAAAAAACGCCGGCTGCACGTACTCAGTGAAGAACTCCAGAAATCCAGTCTGGCATACAACCGGCTTCTGGTGGGCCGGAACATGCGGGTTCTGGTAGAAGGGCGGGACCGCAGCGGGCGCTACCTGGCCGGAAGAAGCGAGGGAAAGCTGCCGGTTCGCTTTCTCCATGATGATGACAGCCTCATCGGTCAATTTGTGCAGCTGCGGATCAGTTCTGCCAGCGAATTGAGCCTGGAAGGGGAATTGATTGAAACACAGGTCCCCGGGGAGGTGCGCCGTGCATGA